TGAATTTCTCCTATCGAAGCGCGAAACTGCTCGTTGTCGATAGCCGTTAAAAGAATGATGGATTCTGAGAGCGGCTCACACATTCAGTTATTATAGGGCTTAAACAGCGCGAATAATTAGTGGTAGGATTTATTTACGATAAGTTTACTGCTACTTTTTATAAATCCAACAAATTATACCTAGCGTATCAGTATAATTTTTAAGGTCTTTTTTCGACCAGACTAATTATTTCAAGGATATTATATGGCTGATAAGTATTCAGCGTCGGCTAACTTAATTTCGGCAAAGGACTATAAGAATCAAGAGCATACAGTTAGCGAGTTTACTGTAACTCAGGCTTTGTCCACTCCTTTTGAGATTACCGCCGTACTCGTCTCCTCTAGTTTCATTGTTAAAGACCAACTTGGTCAGCTGTTGACGATAAACCGATATTCCAATGAGTCTGGCAGCAACAAGTTGCAACGCTCTTTTAATGGAGTTATTGCTCGCATCGAACAAATGGGGCTGGACGCCAATCTGCAATTCATGCAGTACCGACTCACGCTTCGACCATGGTTCTGGCTTCTCACGCACACACATTCTTTCCGTGTTTATCAAACTCAAACGACGAAAGACATCATCAGCGATATCTTCGATAACGCGGGTTTTAAAGGTAAATACAAGCTCTCTAGTTTACCTTCAACAAAAAGAGAATATTGCCTCCAATACAACGAGTCGGATTTCGATTTTGTAACACGTTTGCTCGCAGAAGAAGGCCTACATTACTATTTCACACATGAATCCGGTGATCACACTATGGTCATCCAAGATGCACAATCACCTTTCGATAAGGCTGATGTAGCAAAATTTGATATGCAAGAAACTCCTTCAGGAAGCTTGCCTCTGATTAAAACCTGGTCACCCGTGATGTCTTTTCACGGTGCTAGTGTAGAACTAACGGCATACGACTACTCACAGTCTAAATTAGTCACCAGCAAAGCAAAAACCAGCAGCAATACCATCGCAAATAATACGAAGCTGGCATCTGTCCACTATCCTGATTTAGGCATAAGTGGAGATATGACCGACTTATCTAGCAACTTGGCAAAAAGACGGATTGAGCAAATAGAGCAGGATTATCAATCTGTTATTGCTCAGGCCGAACATGATATGTTCGAGGTCGCCACTTGGTTTTCTCTGTCAAGCCACCTCGACAAATCACAACTTGGTGATTTTTCCGTAGTCAGCACATCAACGCATTATTCCGATGATGTTCGCTGTGCTACAGAAATCAAACTCATACCCAAAGCAACACCAACATATCCAACACCACGATCAAAACAAGTAGTGAATGGATTGCAGAGTGCTACCGTTGCAGGCTCAACAGCAGGTGAAATCAACCAAGATGATCAAGGCAGAGTCCGTATTCAATTTCATTGGGATACTGAAGCCAGTGGCGATAAAACTAGTTGTTACGTGCGTGTCGCGCAAATGATGGCAGGTAGCGGCTATGGGACGCAGTTTATTCCGCGAGTAGGTCAGGAAGTACTGGTTTCCTTTATTGACGGCGATCCTGATCAGCCAATCATTACGGGCAGTGTGTATAACAGTAAAAACGCACCGCCCTATAAAGAAGCGAATACCACTAAAACTGGGATTAAGACGAAACTGACAGGCCAAACAAACGAGCTCTACTTTGACGATAAAAAAGACAATGAGCTGGTTTATCTCCACGCCGCAAAAGACATCACACAAGAAGTCGAAAACAACCATACTGAAACGGTCAAAGGTGAACTCAGTCAATCAGTAACCAAAGCCATGACTATTGCCACCGAAGACAACTATACGCTGAATGTCACTAAGGCGATGAGCGGCTCAGCGAAATCAATTACGCTGGAAGCAGATGACTCCATCGATCTCAAAGTTGGCTCAAGTAAGATTTCTATTTCCTCATCCTCAATATCTATCGAGGCCACTAATATTGATGTAAAGGCGAGCAGTGCGCTAAACCTAGAGGGAACGAATGTTACCAGCAAGGCTACCTCTGCGAATAAAGTGTCAGGAACAACAACAGCACTTGAAGCCACAAGTTCAAACAGTATTAAAGGACTGAGCATTGAAATCAAAGCCAGCACGACTCTCAGTGCTGAAGGTTCTCTCAGTGCCGAATTTAAGTCTGGGCTTAAAGGCACATTCGACGGTGGTGTATTAGGTGAACTCAAAGGCGCTATTGTGAAGGTTAATTAAATCTATGTATAAAAAAATCCCTTACCAGAGCAGTGCTCAAATATTACCAAGATTTCAAGCGTCAGACGAAGCCACGCAAATTATTGGCGATGAGTTACCCATCGACCAAGTCATAAGCAAGCTTCAGCAAGCAAAGTTGTACAACGACCTAGTGCAATTTCTGGCTCATGCTCTACCCGTTCGCGAGAGCATCTGGTGGGCATTGTGCTGTGTATCATCAAGAAATGATATTTGGAATGACACACAAAAGATGTCTCTTGACACGGTTAAACAATGGGCTCAGTCACCGTCGGAGGAACTTCGCAGACGAGCAGAGCTATTGGCGAATCGCCTTGAACTTAACTGTGGGCCATCATGGCTAACCCAAGCGGTGTTTTGGAACGGTTCTGGAAGCATAGTTGCGCCAGATCTACCAGTTGTATTACCAGACCCTTTTCTTTACGCGAAAGCTGTCAGCGGTGCCATTAATCACGCGGCTTCGTTACCAGAATGGGATAAATCCGAGCAATATTACGAAAAGGCAGTTCAAACTGCTCTCGACATTGCTTCAGGAGGCAACGGAGGTATTCAATGACACTACCCGCAGCAAGATTGACAGATATGCATGTCTGCCCGATGCAAACTCCAGCGGTTCCACCAATACCCCATGTTGGTGGGCCTATCACAGGGCCAGGAGCTCCAACAGTTTTGGTCGGGAGCCTGCCTGCAGCCACACTGGGAGATATATGTGTTTGTGTTGGCCCTCCTGATTCCATTATCAAAGGAAGTGCTACCGTTATGATAAACAGCAAGCCTGCAGCACGAATGGGAGATACGACCTCACACGGCGGAAGTATCGTATTAGGTATGCCTACCGTTTTAATCGGTGGATAGAATCGATTCTAGCTGCTTGTTGCAAAACAGCAGCCTTTTCGAACTTTGTGACTATCATTGACCAGTGCAAACACCTAATTTTGCCAGAAAATCACAACATTGCATTTACAGAACAACACCTCTTAAAGGTGATAAATTTCGACAAACCGCCTTAAGAGTACAAAAAATAGACACCTTTTGGTTTTTGCAAACCATATAAAAAACAAGGTATTGATAAAAAATATACGTCATCCGGCCAATTTTCTAGAAGGGGATCACTTTTCAAGGTAAATAATAAAATTGGACGAGCCTTTTTCAAAAATAAGCCTAGACTATGAGAAATACGGTTTTATTAACTAATAATAAGTAAGCACACATTTTATAAACTTTCTTGTGAACTACTAATAACGGACGCTGTATGGTTGATATTGAAGCACTATTGAAACCTATATCTGAAGAACAACCGTCAGGAACATACCTGAAGCTAGATCGTAGTGCCTACCGTACGTTGAGAAACCACTACAACACTGCACAATCGTCATTCCGCCAGTTAATTGAAACCCCAGACGCTTCAAGTGATGAAGCGCTTATCGAAGCGAATCAGAGCAACTGGGACTTGTTGCGTACATCGACGTTTGACGCTCTGACTACGCAAACTAAAGATATTGAGTTTTTAGGTTGGTATATTGCTAGCCAGCTTTTTACTCCAGCACCTTATGACAACCTCGCTAGCTCAACGAAAGCACTAGTCGGGTTTGTTGAATCGTTTTGGCCAACACTAAACCCTCATCCTCCAATTGAGAAGTTAAAAAGTAGTGACGAATCAGGTCAGGCTAAAGAACTCGTTGAGTTTCGAACAAAACCGCTTCTTCAGCTTGTTGGTGAAAGCCAAGATTCGACAGCACTTTACATGCCATTGCAAATGATCAGTCTTATTGATGAACTCTCTTTTGGTGATTTCCTACGTGCAGAAAGAGCAGGAAAGATTGCAGAGCTAAAAGATAGAGCACAAACCCTTTTCTCTAATGATGTGCTAAGTACACTAAGTGGCCTGTCAGAGAGCTATCAAAATTTTGATGCTGCAGAAAAACTGATTGCAAAAGAATGTCAAACGCTAGGGGTTGCTCAAGTAAGCTTCAAATTTGTCAAAGCTAACATTGCCGACCTAATCAATGCGATACAGTTTTTGGTCGGCGACAAATTTGCCCGATGGCCGCTAGATGATGAGTTCAAGCCTGTCGTCGATGAACCGACACCAGCCGCTAGTCAAGAATCACAATCCGCTCCTGTTAACGAAACACCACAAACAGGTGTCGAACATTCAGGTCTGGTTGCCCCGCAGCCTGTGGCTCAAAGTCCAAGTCAACCTCAGTCTGTGAGCTCGGTAGTCACTCATCGAGATCAAGCTTTCCACGAGCTGCGTAAGATCTCTGAATTTTTTCAAAGAACAGAACCTCATAGTCCTATTCCATTTTTGCTTGAGAGGGCAATTCGATGGGGCTATATGAGCTTGCCTGAACTACTGAATGAGATGACAGGCGGTAACTCCGGTGTAATCACTCATATTAATCAAGTTTCTGGCATGGATAACTTAGCGCAAGCAGATCTAAGTAACAAACCAGCCACTTCAACACAAACAGTTTCATCCGCACCTGGGCTATCACAGACAGGTGCTCATGTTCCGTCTCCGCAGACTTCAGCTCCTTCAGAGCCAGTCACAACGAGCGAACAAACTACTCAAACTCAAGCGAACACTACTCAACCTGAAAGTGGTATTAGTAGCTTCGAGTGGTAAAAACACTAAATGCTAATTAGCGAAGGAGATCAACATGGCTTCTATTTTCATGAGAATTGATGGCACTACACCTAAAGGTGCAGCAACTGTAGAAAAGATCGGTGGTAAAGATGGCTTCTTTGCTATTGACACCGTAACTTGGAACGCAGTTCGTGGTGTAGGTATTGATGTAGGTAACGCAAACAACGCTGACCAAGGTATGGTTGCGCTAGGTGAAATCAACGTTACTCGTGGGTGTGATGGTGCAACCCCTTACCTAACGACCTTCTTGTACGCTCCAGGCGGCGAAGGTAAAACGGTTGAGATTGTCATGACTAAACCAAACCGTGAAGGTTCAGGTGCAGATCCTTACCTAATCGTTACTCTAAAAGCAGCTCGTATGTCTAGCTACAACATGGCTGGTTCTGACGGTACTCTTCCAAACGAATCGTTCTCTCTAACTTACACTGAAATCTCGAAAGCTTACTACATCGAGGGTGAAGGCGGTAAGATCGAGAAAGGCCCAGAAGTAGGGTTCGACGCAACCACTGCAAAAGTGACATCGACAGCTAAATAATTAGCCAAGGAGAACCATTGTGGCACTAAACTCCCAACACAAACGTGTAAGTAAAAACCGCGTAAGTATTACTTACGATGTGGAAACTAATGGCGCGGTAGAAACCAAAGAACTCCCATTTGTGGTTGGGGTGATTGGTGACTACTCTGGTCATAAGCAAGACAAGGAAGACGTTGAAGATCGTACATTCTACAACGTTGACAAAGACAACTTTGACTCCGTGATGAAACGCGTCGGACCAGAGTTGTCTTTGAAAGTCGATAACGTACTTGCAGACGATGATAGTCAGTTTGAAGCAAATTTGACGTTCAATTCAATGAAAGACTTTGAACCTGAAGCCATCGTCGAGCAAGTTGAACCTCTTAAAAAGCTTGTTGAAACGCGTAACCAACTCAAAGTCCTACTTTCAAAAGCAGACCGTTCTCGTGATCTTGAGAAACTGCTGAAAGAAGTTCTACAGAGCGCAGATACTATCAACGCACTGTCAGAAGAGCTTGGTGTCAATAAGGAAGAAGGAGGCGAATAATGAGTACAGAAGCTGAAAATCAAACGCAAACCGAAGCAGCAGAAGGTTCGCTGAGTTTTCTAGACCGAGCAATCGAAGCGACTACTCAAACACCTGCTGATACAACAAAAGAGTTGTTTTCTGTTCTTGCGGAACAAGCGCTTTCAGGAACGGTGACGTGGGATAAAAACGTTACTAAAACAATCGAAAATGCAATTTCTGAAATTGACAAGAAGCTTTCTAAGCAGCTGTCAGAAGTCATGCAACAAAAAGAGCTTCAAAAACTCGAGGGCTCTTGGCGTGGGCTGCAGAAATTGGTTAAAGAGAGCGAACTAGGACGTGATCTAAAGATCAAAATGGTCGACTTTTCCCAAGAAGAGCTTCTAGACCAGTTTGAGGATGCTCCAGCAATCGACCGTAGCCCACTATTTAACGCTGTATACCAGGGTGAATTCGGTACGGCCGGTGGTGAGCCTTATGGAACATTCATTGGTGATTACGAGTTTAGCGCTAAAGACGAAGATGTTGCCCTACTTCGCTATATGGGTGAAGTTGCAGCAGCATGTCACGCTCCATTTGTTGCAGCTGCAAATGCACAAATGTTTGAGTTTAATGACTTCACCACGTTCGACGAGGGCAAACCTGTAGCAGCTGGTTTTGATTCACCAGCCTATGCCGCTTGGAATGCATTCCGTGAAAGTGATGACGCGCGCTATGTGACGCTGACTCTGCCACGAACGCTCGCTCGCCTACCATATGGTGCTAAAGGCCTTGGAACTGAGCTATTCGATTATGAAGAGCTTGGGACAGATATGGATGGTAACCCAAATCCAGAAAACAACGACCAACTTGTGTGGTCTAATGCAGCCTATGATCTGGGTCTCAAAATGACTCAGGCATATACTGCTTCTGGCTGGTGTACTTCTATCCGTGGTCTTGATAACGGTGGTAAGGTTGAAAACCTACCTAATCTGACGTACAAAACGGAAGCTGGCGACTTAGTTCAACAGTGTCCAACAGAAGTAAACCTCACAGATGAGCGAGAAAAAGAGCTTAGTGACCTAGGGTTCTTGCCTTTAGTTCATTACAAAAACTCGAACTACGGCGTGTTTATTGGTGGTCAAACGACTCAAAAACCAAAAACGTTCACTGACCCAGATGCGACCGCTAACGCTGCTATCTCCGCTCGCCTTCCATACATCATGGCAAGTAGCCGCATCGCGCACTACTTGAAAGTAATGGGACGTGACAAACTGGGTTCGAACCTTGAAGCACCTGACATCCAGCGTGAACTTCAGTTGTGGATCGACCAATACACTAACGCTGGTGCCATTGGTAACGAGCAACGTGCTAAGACACCACTTTGTGAGTCTCGAATTGAAGTAGTCGAGCAACCAGGTCGTCCAGGCTCCTACTCAGCTGTGGCACATCTACGTCCATGGCTACAACTTGAAGAATTAACAACCTCTGTACGTATGGTTGCTAAGATCCCAGGTTAATCCAATTTAAGGCCGGAGCAATCCGGCCTTCCTTTCTTCCTGTCTACAATCTAAGGACATTATGACATTGAATTTCAGCGCAGATTGGCAGCAGAAGCTTGCCTCTTTAGACAATAAAAA
This window of the Vibrio neptunius genome carries:
- the vgrG gene encoding type VI secretion system tip protein VgrG — encoded protein: MADKYSASANLISAKDYKNQEHTVSEFTVTQALSTPFEITAVLVSSSFIVKDQLGQLLTINRYSNESGSNKLQRSFNGVIARIEQMGLDANLQFMQYRLTLRPWFWLLTHTHSFRVYQTQTTKDIISDIFDNAGFKGKYKLSSLPSTKREYCLQYNESDFDFVTRLLAEEGLHYYFTHESGDHTMVIQDAQSPFDKADVAKFDMQETPSGSLPLIKTWSPVMSFHGASVELTAYDYSQSKLVTSKAKTSSNTIANNTKLASVHYPDLGISGDMTDLSSNLAKRRIEQIEQDYQSVIAQAEHDMFEVATWFSLSSHLDKSQLGDFSVVSTSTHYSDDVRCATEIKLIPKATPTYPTPRSKQVVNGLQSATVAGSTAGEINQDDQGRVRIQFHWDTEASGDKTSCYVRVAQMMAGSGYGTQFIPRVGQEVLVSFIDGDPDQPIITGSVYNSKNAPPYKEANTTKTGIKTKLTGQTNELYFDDKKDNELVYLHAAKDITQEVENNHTETVKGELSQSVTKAMTIATEDNYTLNVTKAMSGSAKSITLEADDSIDLKVGSSKISISSSSISIEATNIDVKASSALNLEGTNVTSKATSANKVSGTTTALEATSSNSIKGLSIEIKASTTLSAEGSLSAEFKSGLKGTFDGGVLGELKGAIVKVN
- a CDS encoding PAAR domain-containing protein — its product is MTLPAARLTDMHVCPMQTPAVPPIPHVGGPITGPGAPTVLVGSLPAATLGDICVCVGPPDSIIKGSATVMINSKPAARMGDTTSHGGSIVLGMPTVLIGG
- a CDS encoding type VI secretion system ImpA family N-terminal domain-containing protein, which gives rise to MVDIEALLKPISEEQPSGTYLKLDRSAYRTLRNHYNTAQSSFRQLIETPDASSDEALIEANQSNWDLLRTSTFDALTTQTKDIEFLGWYIASQLFTPAPYDNLASSTKALVGFVESFWPTLNPHPPIEKLKSSDESGQAKELVEFRTKPLLQLVGESQDSTALYMPLQMISLIDELSFGDFLRAERAGKIAELKDRAQTLFSNDVLSTLSGLSESYQNFDAAEKLIAKECQTLGVAQVSFKFVKANIADLINAIQFLVGDKFARWPLDDEFKPVVDEPTPAASQESQSAPVNETPQTGVEHSGLVAPQPVAQSPSQPQSVSSVVTHRDQAFHELRKISEFFQRTEPHSPIPFLLERAIRWGYMSLPELLNEMTGGNSGVITHINQVSGMDNLAQADLSNKPATSTQTVSSAPGLSQTGAHVPSPQTSAPSEPVTTSEQTTQTQANTTQPESGISSFEW
- a CDS encoding type VI secretion system tube protein Hcp: MASIFMRIDGTTPKGAATVEKIGGKDGFFAIDTVTWNAVRGVGIDVGNANNADQGMVALGEINVTRGCDGATPYLTTFLYAPGGEGKTVEIVMTKPNREGSGADPYLIVTLKAARMSSYNMAGSDGTLPNESFSLTYTEISKAYYIEGEGGKIEKGPEVGFDATTAKVTSTAK
- the tssB gene encoding type VI secretion system contractile sheath small subunit yields the protein MALNSQHKRVSKNRVSITYDVETNGAVETKELPFVVGVIGDYSGHKQDKEDVEDRTFYNVDKDNFDSVMKRVGPELSLKVDNVLADDDSQFEANLTFNSMKDFEPEAIVEQVEPLKKLVETRNQLKVLLSKADRSRDLEKLLKEVLQSADTINALSEELGVNKEEGGE
- the tssC gene encoding type VI secretion system contractile sheath large subunit, encoding MSTEAENQTQTEAAEGSLSFLDRAIEATTQTPADTTKELFSVLAEQALSGTVTWDKNVTKTIENAISEIDKKLSKQLSEVMQQKELQKLEGSWRGLQKLVKESELGRDLKIKMVDFSQEELLDQFEDAPAIDRSPLFNAVYQGEFGTAGGEPYGTFIGDYEFSAKDEDVALLRYMGEVAAACHAPFVAAANAQMFEFNDFTTFDEGKPVAAGFDSPAYAAWNAFRESDDARYVTLTLPRTLARLPYGAKGLGTELFDYEELGTDMDGNPNPENNDQLVWSNAAYDLGLKMTQAYTASGWCTSIRGLDNGGKVENLPNLTYKTEAGDLVQQCPTEVNLTDEREKELSDLGFLPLVHYKNSNYGVFIGGQTTQKPKTFTDPDATANAAISARLPYIMASSRIAHYLKVMGRDKLGSNLEAPDIQRELQLWIDQYTNAGAIGNEQRAKTPLCESRIEVVEQPGRPGSYSAVAHLRPWLQLEELTTSVRMVAKIPG